A genomic region of Raphanus sativus cultivar WK10039 chromosome 6, ASM80110v3, whole genome shotgun sequence contains the following coding sequences:
- the LOC108810408 gene encoding agamous-like MADS-box protein AGL17 isoform X1, whose protein sequence is MGRGKIVIQRIDDSTSRQVTFSKRRKGLIKKAKELAILCDAEVGLIIFSNTDKLYDFASSSLKSTIERFNKTRMEQQQLLNPASEVKFWQREATTLRQELHSLQETHRQLTGQQLNGLSVKELHNIESQLEMSLRGIRIKKEQILTNEIKELTRKRNLVHHENLELSRKVQRIHQENVELHKKAYAVSIRNELGTRDIEDTADESHAQVRLQLSLPEQSHYETSSNS, encoded by the exons ATGGGGAGAGGCAAGATTGTGATCCAGAGGATCGATGATTCGACTAGTAGGCAAGTCACTTTCTCCAAAAGAAGAAAGGGTCTCATAAAGAAAGCTAAAGAACTCGCGATTCTCTGCGATGCAGAGGTGGGTCTCATCATTTTCTCCAATACCGACAAGCTCTATGACTTTGCCAGCTCCAG TTTGAAATCGACTATAGAACGATTCAACAAGACCAGGATGGAGCAGCAACAACTATTGAACCCTGCATCAGAAGTTAAG TTTTGGCAGAGAGAGGCCACAACTCTAAGACAAGAACTGCACTCATTGCAGGAAACTCATCG ACAACTAACGGGACAGCAATTAAATGGTCTGAGCGTCAAGGAGTTGCACAATATAGAAAGCCAACTTGAAATGAGTTTACGTGGAATTCGTATTAAAAAG GAACAGATACTGACCAATGAAATAAAAGAACTCACCAGAAAG AGGAATCTTGTTCACCATGAGAATCTTGAATTGTCGAGAAAAGTACAAAGGATTCATCAAGAAAACGTCGAGCTACACAAGAAG GCTTATGCAGTGTCAATCAGAAATGAATTGGGAACTCGTGATATTGAAGATACAGCCGATGAATCCCATGCTCAGGTTCGGCTGCAGCTAAGTCTGCCTGAGCAATCCCATTACGAGACCTCATCAAATAGCTAA
- the LOC108810408 gene encoding agamous-like MADS-box protein AGL17 isoform X2, whose amino-acid sequence MGRGKIVIQRIDDSTSRQVTFSKRRKGLIKKAKELAILCDAEVGLIIFSNTDKLYDFASSSLKSTIERFNKTRMEQQQLLNPASEVKFWQREATTLRQELHSLQETHRQLTGQQLNGLSVKELHNIESQLEMSLRGIRIKKEQILTNEIKELTRKVLIYYWFIFCRGILFTMRILNCREKYKGFIKKTSSYTRRLMQCQSEMNWELVILKIQPMNPMLRFGCS is encoded by the exons ATGGGGAGAGGCAAGATTGTGATCCAGAGGATCGATGATTCGACTAGTAGGCAAGTCACTTTCTCCAAAAGAAGAAAGGGTCTCATAAAGAAAGCTAAAGAACTCGCGATTCTCTGCGATGCAGAGGTGGGTCTCATCATTTTCTCCAATACCGACAAGCTCTATGACTTTGCCAGCTCCAG TTTGAAATCGACTATAGAACGATTCAACAAGACCAGGATGGAGCAGCAACAACTATTGAACCCTGCATCAGAAGTTAAG TTTTGGCAGAGAGAGGCCACAACTCTAAGACAAGAACTGCACTCATTGCAGGAAACTCATCG ACAACTAACGGGACAGCAATTAAATGGTCTGAGCGTCAAGGAGTTGCACAATATAGAAAGCCAACTTGAAATGAGTTTACGTGGAATTCGTATTAAAAAG GAACAGATACTGACCAATGAAATAAAAGAACTCACCAGAAAG GTTCTTATATATTATTGGTTCATCTTTTGCAGAGGAATCTTGTTCACCATGAGAATCTTGAATTGTCGAGAAAAGTACAAAGGATTCATCAAGAAAACGTCGAGCTACACAAGAAG GCTTATGCAGTGTCAATCAGAAATGAATTGGGAACTCGTGATATTGAAGATACAGCCGATGAATCCCATGCTCAGGTTCGGCTGCAGCTAA
- the LOC108807099 gene encoding uncharacterized protein LOC108807099 codes for MVSQGWDPGDLWLHREYRKVLSGYRRANLHLYESCSGGWKQKDLMETWKVTVRKYLMDSRRILWRLGKSRKARQGDSTRSLTLSRRGEVSARISQSRDCGRMILVPIKTKSQDLGNGNHSVEEDVMDLDENRIDVDGNEKVISGDEEFIVIIGFKDLWCECLVSFSVFIFVFSISSVSISFCSTDEVSWLYFGLLFLVCLHVKVLNWNKFGFFGFYFTCVLALLGRNVWFLWHNVCSTQKWRITGYYLILWSILNGRFEVMWFSCTHSRLWIILAGLFTAIQSISLVSLNQTKRVDQNLEKRFGNPLMVSQTDDCMVIRFDVRRRVLQTLYRPQPNHDIFMDQSDTEVKLWWQVVVFGFSIFQTLINSMSMLFPFVLVAFWLCISIGLSLFACNDHGLWYWNKIIGSEFLREAKVFGQRHIIGRMVLLWYKDLDWDFWIIWTKRASARQQPRYGIWLCQMVIQNIGMVQRQGLKVTGDTQVISNLVGSLRRVNSVVNNWVYIGIMAGFVFRMVIGKGDCVRAIIHTSYTLRLRDGQTEFLYCWNCWNLNLFLFLMETGRIQSWDWITLQRSWLLVLGLGIHRSSLSPQLSAPESLILFFYENI; via the exons ATGGTTTCTCAAGGTTGGGATCCCGGAGATCTATGGCTTCATAGAGAATATCGGAAGGTTTTAAGTGGTTATCGAAGAGCAAATCTTCATCTTTATGAAAGTTGCAGTGGTGGATGGAAGCAGAAAGATCTTATGGAGACTTGGAAAGTCACTGTAAGGAAATATCTTATGGATTCTCGGAGGATATTATGGAGACTTGGAAAGTCCAGGAAGGCAAGGCAAGGCGATTCGACGAGATCTTTGACTCTATCCCGTCGAGGGGAAGTTTCCGCACGCATCTCTCAATCGCGAGATTGCGGTCGTATGATTCTCGTTCCCATTAAAACGAAATCGCAAGATCTAGGAAATGGGAATCATAGTGTAGAGGAGGATGTAATGGATCTTGATGAAAATCGGATTGATGTAGATGGCAATGAAAAGGTCATTAGTGGTGATGAGGAGTTTATAGTTATCATCGGCTTCAAAGATTTGTGGTGCGAGTGTTTGGTCAGCTtcagtgtttttatttttgttttttcaataagCTCTGTGAGCATATCATTTTGTAGTACTGATGAGGTCTCTTGGCTTTATTTTGGCCTTTTGTTTCTGGTATGTCTTCATGTTAAGGTTCTGAATTGGAATAAATTTGGTTTCTTTGGTTTTTATTTCACTTGTGTGCTGGCTCTGTTGGGAAGAAATGTCTGGTTTCTTTGGCATAATGTATGTAGTACACAAAAGTGGAGGATCACTGGTTACTATCTGATACTTTGGAGTATATTg AATGGGAGGTTTGAAGTTATGTGGTTTAGTTGTACTCATTCGCGGCTTTGGATTATTTTGGCTGGCCTATTTACAGCTATACAATCAATCTCTTTGGTCTCATTAAACCAAACAAAGAGAGTAGATCAGAACTTGGAAAAGAGGTTCGGGAACCCTTTAATGGTGTCGCAGACTGATGATTGTATGGTAATAAGGTTTGATGTGAGGAGAAGGGTTCTTCAAACCCTTTACCGACCTCAACCAAACCATGATATTTTTATGGATCAGTCTGACACGGAAGTCAAGCTATGGTGGCAGGTTgtggtttttggtttttctatCTTTCAAACATTAATAAACTCTATGAGTATGTTGTTTCCCTTTGTTCTTGTGGCTTTTTGGTTGTGTATCAGTATTGGCCTCTCTTTGTTTGCTTGTAATGACCATGGATTATGGTATTGGAATAAAATAATTGGATCGGAATTTTTAAGGGAAGCAAAGGTGTTTGGTCAAAGACATATCATCGGCAGGATGGTTTTACTTTGGTATAAGGACCTTGACTGGGATTTTTGGATTATATGGACAAAAAGGGCAAGTGCTAGACAACAACCAAGGTATGGAATATGGCTTTGTCAAATGGTGATTCAGAATATTGGTATGGTACAAAGACAGGGATTAAAAGTCACAGGTGACACACAAGTGATTTCAAACTTGGTTGGGTCGCTAAGACGTGTTAATAGTGTTGTGAACAATTGGGTTTATATTGGTATTATGGCTGGTTTTGTTTTTCGAATGGTTATAGGCAAAGGTGACTGCGTAAGAGCTATTATTCACACTTCGTATACATTACGACTACGGGATGGGCAGACAGAATTTTTATATTGCTGGAATTGCTGGaatcttaatttatttttatttttaatggagACAGGAAGGATACAAAGCTGGGATTGGATTACATTACAAAGGAGTTGGCTTTTGGTTTTAGGATTGGGGATTCATAGGAGTTCTTTATCTCCACAACTATCAGCTCCGGAGagcttaatattatttttttatgaaaatatttag
- the LOC108807260 gene encoding probable rhamnogalacturonate lyase B, whose translation MKLGAPRKKSGWVMLQVLLLHLLVQSVHSQKSGNKLNITNPGQSILGLAVQLRRVSNEKVVVDNGIIQVTFSSPQGLITGIKYSGIDNVLDEEIDDRGYWDVAWYEPEKALEIDKLEGTKFEIITQNEEQIEISFTRTWTISKRGSLVPLNVDKRYIIRTGVSGIYMYGILERLEGWPDVDMDQIRIVFKLNPKKFDFMAISDDRQRSMPSMADRDNAKILAYKEAVLLTNPKNPMFKGEVDDKYMYSVEDKDNNVHGWISSDPPVGFWMITPSDEFRLGGPIKQDLTSHAGPITLSMFTSIHYAGKEMRMDYRNGEPWKKVFGPVLAYLNSVSPEDSTLHLWRDAKRQMAEEVKSWPYDFVNSEDYPLSHQRGTIEGQFYIRDRYVSRLNIYGKFAFVGLAPVGEAGSWQTESKGYQFWTKADRKGRFVIENVRAGNYSLYAWGYGFIGDYKYEQNITITPGSQMNVGPIVYEPPRNGPTLWEIGVPDRTAGEFYIPDPYPTLMNKLYVNPLQDRFRQYGLWDRYADLYPQNDLVYTVGVSDYRRDWFFAHVTRNVGNSTYDSTTWQIIFNLNNVNRVGIYTLRIALASAADSELQVRVNNPQSEHIFTTGLIGKDNAIARHGIHGLYRLYSINVPGDLLSLGDNTIYLTQSRSIGPFQGVMYDYIRLESPFTT comes from the exons ATGAAACTCGGAGCTCCGAGAAAGAAGTCAGGTTGGGTTATGCTCCAagttcttcttctccatctccttgtTCAAAGTGTTCATTCTCAGAAATCAGG AAACAAACTGAACATCACAAATCCTGGACAAAGTATACTAGGCTTAGCAGTTCAGCTAAGGAGAGTTAGTAATGAGAAG GTGGTTGTTGATAATGGTATTATTCAAGTTACTTTCTCGAGCCCACAAGGTTTGATAACTGGAATCAAATATAGTGGCATCGATAACGTGTTGGACGAAGAAATTGACGATCGTGG GTATTGGGACGTAGCCTGGTATGAACCGGAAAAAGCATTGGAAATTGACAA ACTAGAAGGAACTAAATTCGAAATCATAACTCAGAACGAAGAACAAATTGAAATTTCATTTACAAGAACGTGGACGATCTCGAAACGTGGCTCCTTGGTCCCCCTTAACGTAGACAAAAG GTACATTATTCGAACTGGTGTCTCTGGAATATACATGTACGGTATATTAGAGAGGTTAGAAGGTTGGCCCGACGTGGACATGGACCAGATTAGGATCGTCTTCAAGCTCAACCCCAAAAA ATTTGATTTCATGGCGATATCTGATGATCGGCAGAGAAGCATGCCATCCATGGCGGATCGAGACAATGCCAAGATATTAGCTTACAAAGAAGCTGTTCTCTTGACAAACCCAAAGAACCCTATGTTTAAAGGAGAG GTGGACGATAAGTATATGTACTCAGTGGAAGACAAAGACAACAACGTCCATGGTTGGATCTCGTCGGACCCACCGGTTGGGTTTTGGATGATAACTCCAAGCGATGAGTTCCGACTTGGTGGGCCCATCAAGCAAGACCTCACCTCTCACGCGGGACCCATCACCCTGTCC ATGTTTACGAGCATTCATTACGCGGGGAAAGAGATGAGAATGGATTACAGAAATGGAGAGCCATGGAAGAAGGTTTTTGGACCTGTCTTGGCTTATCTCAACTCTGTCTCTCCCGAAGATTCCACTCTTCATCTCTGGAGAGATGCTAAACGACAG ATGGCTGAAGAAGTCAAAAGCTGGCCTTATGATTTTGTTAATTCAGAAGATTATCCTCTTTCTCATCAGAGAGGAACGATCGAAGGTCAATTCTATATCAGAGACCG ATACGTGTCAAGGCTAAATATATATGGGAAATTTGCTTTTGTTGGTTTGGCACCAGTTGGTGAAGCCGGTTCATGGCAAACCGAATCAAAG GGGTATCAATTTTGGACGAAAGCCGACAGAAAAGGAAGATTCGTAATAGAGAATGTGAGGGCAGGCAATTATAGTCTCTACGCATGGGGTTATGGTTTTATCGGTGACTATAAATATGAGCAAAACATTACCATCACGCCAG GTAGCCAGATGAATGTAGGGCCTATAGTGTATGAGCCGCCTAGAAACGGTCCAACGCTGTGGGAAATAGGTGTACCAGACCGAACGGCCGGAGAGTTCTATATACCGGATCCTTACCCTACACTTATGAATAAGCTTTATGTTAACCCACTTCAAGACAG ATTTAGACAATATGGATTATGGGATCGTTACGCAGATTTATACCCTCAAAACGATCTTGTCTACACAGTTGGTGTTAGTGATTATAGAAGAGATTGGTTCTTTGCACATGTCACCAG aaatgtTGGAAATAGTACATACGATTCAACGACATGGCAAATCATATTCAACCTGAATAACGTGAACCGGGTCGGTATCTACACGCTCCGAATAGCTTTAGCCTCAGCTGCTGATTCAGAGTTACAAGTCCGGGTCAATAATCCACAATCCGAACATATTTTCACGACCGGTTTAATCGGAAAAGACAATGCCATTGCAAGACATGGGATTCATGGGTTATATAGATTGTATAGTATCAACGTCCCTGGAGATTTACTAAGTCTTGGTGATAATACCATATATTTAACTCAATCGAGAAGTATAGGACCGTTTCAAGGTGTTATGTATGATTATATCCGTCTTGAAAGTCCTTTTACAACTTGA